From the Martelella mediterranea DSM 17316 genome, one window contains:
- a CDS encoding universal stress protein — MFTKIIVPVDISTLDKGADIFRKAASLLDEGGKIILLHVVEEVPSYLAIDMPADLIANATDEAQDKLVKLRDDTGIDAEIELRSGPPAREILACAKERGADLIIIASHRPDFSNYLLGSTADRVVRHAVCSVLVRR, encoded by the coding sequence ATGTTTACGAAGATCATTGTTCCTGTCGATATTTCGACCCTCGACAAGGGCGCCGATATCTTCAGGAAAGCCGCCAGCCTTCTGGACGAGGGCGGGAAGATCATTCTCCTCCATGTGGTGGAGGAAGTGCCCTCTTACCTCGCGATCGACATGCCGGCCGATCTCATCGCCAATGCCACGGACGAGGCGCAGGACAAACTCGTGAAGCTGCGCGACGACACCGGCATCGATGCCGAGATCGAATTGCGCAGCGGCCCGCCGGCGCGCGAAATTCTTGCCTGCGCCAAAGAGCGGGGCGCCGACCTGATCATCATCGCCTCGCATCGGCCGGATTTCTCGAACTATCTGTTGGGATCGACCGCCGACAGGGTCGTGCGTCACGCCGTCTGTTCGGTGCTGGTGCGCAGATAA
- a CDS encoding TraR/DksA family transcriptional regulator, translating into MDVAHYKAVLETRQAEILKRLHRIDDDLGRTRDPDSAERATEAENDEVLEEFGHVGSDELKALEAALQRIEAGTYGKCVKCGKPISEERLDVVPQTPFCKKCAASL; encoded by the coding sequence ATGGACGTCGCACATTACAAGGCCGTGCTAGAAACGCGCCAGGCCGAAATCCTGAAACGGCTGCACCGGATCGACGATGACCTCGGCCGCACCCGCGATCCCGACAGCGCGGAACGGGCGACCGAAGCCGAGAATGACGAGGTGCTGGAGGAGTTCGGCCATGTCGGTTCGGACGAACTCAAGGCGCTTGAAGCCGCCCTGCAGCGCATCGAGGCAGGTACTTACGGCAAATGCGTGAAGTGCGGCAAGCCGATCTCCGAGGAACGTCTGGACGTCGTGCCGCAGACGCCATTCTGCAAGAAATGCGCCGCTTCTCTTTGA
- a CDS encoding LysR substrate-binding domain-containing protein translates to MDMTSDGDRYSGQDEFIRRGLRFSQMRLIALLDRKGQISSAAAQLGMTQSAASRLLSELEHTVGAKLYERHGRGVELTEAGQAMAEQALVILNQLDYAHREIAQIVEGARGLVRMGAVTGPSLQLIMPVIRQLRRDFPEIEVSVQVDTSDKLAEALFSHAVDFYIGRLPEDMDAKSVTMRPLGVEPVTMIAGVHHPLSGRETISIGECLDYDWVMQPVGTPLRRSVEAHLMANGFQLPRHVLVTTSPLLSLAMIAETDAVTPVARPVADFFHAGGKLGAAICQLPVREAIDVSAYSIIQRVSALQPPPVKRVLALIEREIALHPDQFPESGGRRLQN, encoded by the coding sequence ATGGATATGACGTCAGACGGCGATCGATACAGCGGACAGGACGAATTCATCCGGCGCGGACTGCGGTTTTCGCAGATGCGTCTGATCGCGCTGCTCGACCGCAAGGGCCAGATTTCATCGGCCGCCGCTCAGCTCGGCATGACCCAGTCGGCGGCCTCCCGGCTCCTGTCGGAACTGGAGCACACGGTCGGCGCCAAGCTCTATGAACGCCACGGCCGCGGCGTCGAACTGACAGAGGCGGGTCAGGCGATGGCCGAGCAGGCGCTGGTGATCCTCAACCAGCTCGATTACGCCCATCGCGAGATCGCGCAGATCGTCGAGGGCGCGCGCGGGCTGGTGCGCATGGGCGCGGTGACCGGCCCCTCGCTGCAACTGATCATGCCGGTGATCCGGCAGCTCAGGAGAGATTTTCCCGAGATCGAGGTTTCGGTGCAGGTCGATACCTCGGACAAGCTCGCCGAGGCGCTGTTTTCCCACGCCGTCGATTTCTACATCGGCCGCCTGCCGGAGGATATGGACGCGAAATCCGTGACCATGCGGCCGCTGGGCGTCGAACCGGTGACCATGATCGCGGGCGTGCACCATCCGCTCTCCGGCCGGGAGACGATCTCGATCGGCGAGTGCCTGGACTATGACTGGGTGATGCAGCCGGTCGGCACGCCGTTGCGTCGCTCGGTTGAGGCGCATCTGATGGCGAACGGCTTCCAGCTTCCCCGCCATGTTCTGGTCACCACATCGCCGCTGCTCTCGCTCGCCATGATCGCGGAGACCGACGCGGTGACGCCGGTCGCCCGGCCGGTGGCGGATTTCTTTCATGCCGGCGGCAAGCTCGGCGCGGCGATCTGCCAACTGCCCGTGCGCGAGGCCATCGATGTCAGCGCCTATTCGATCATCCAGCGCGTGTCGGCGCTGCAGCCGCCGCCGGTCAAGCGCGTGCTGGCGCTGATCGAACGTGAGATCGCGCTCCACCCCGACCAGTTTCCCGAAAGCGGCGGGCGGCGTCTGCAGAATTGA
- a CDS encoding VOC family protein, which translates to MATNQLHRGRLIDHVQLVVPDFKASETFYKAVMSVLDIPVFVMGDDYLMADELVVSSVGSATASGQLTGRYHLAFQAKDRETVDAFHEAALAHGGRDNGAPGLRAYHPSYYAAFVLDPDGNNIEAVYQGEAKRSAPSVTIDF; encoded by the coding sequence ATGGCAACGAACCAGCTTCATCGCGGTCGTCTGATTGACCACGTTCAGCTCGTGGTGCCCGATTTCAAGGCCAGCGAAACCTTCTACAAGGCGGTCATGTCGGTGCTCGATATACCGGTTTTCGTCATGGGCGATGATTACCTCATGGCAGACGAACTGGTCGTATCGTCCGTTGGCAGCGCGACCGCTTCGGGTCAACTGACCGGGCGCTATCATCTCGCCTTTCAGGCGAAAGATCGCGAGACGGTCGATGCCTTCCACGAAGCAGCGCTGGCGCATGGAGGGCGTGACAATGGCGCGCCCGGCCTGCGGGCCTATCATCCGTCCTATTACGCCGCCTTCGTCCTCGACCCCGATGGCAACAATATCGAGGCCGTGTACCAGGGAGAGGCAAAACGCAGCGCGCCCTCCGTTACAATTGATTTCTAG